The genomic region CTGGCCCGGTCAGATTCAAACTCTGTCATAAACCCACGTACTCCCATTTTATACTCCCTGTCGGTAGGATGGAGCGACCAGATGCTGCTCCTCCTCCACCAAATCCCATCAGCAACAAGGGATCGTTTGAATTATTTAGGTTTTTTTTCAATATGCATACAAATTCCCATACGGCCTGCTGCTTACCGCCTTTAGCTTGATAAAATCCCTTAACCGATCACGTATGCAGTAAATTTCCGCTTCGTTGATATATGCCAATTTTTGAAGTCCCAGGATTTGTTTTGCATCTGCAATAGTAGCATTTTCAATCTTCACAATTCAATATTGATCTTAATCCAATTAATTCTTTATCGATATTCATATTTCGAAGAATTTGTCATGGATTTATTCAACACAGGGCTCCTTGAATTCATGGGGTCTGCCTGCGGCATACATAAATATATTTGTGTCAATGAAATATTCATTCATTGACAGCACCTGATTCTATCTCCTGCTCCATGGTCTCTCAATCGTCGATGAGTAGGTTCATCTTAGAGATCTTCTTTGCAGCATCAGGAGTTTTGGTATGCATTGGGCGTATGATGAGTTCGTCGTCCCTGTCTTCTCTATATACTGCTGTGGATTCTTTCAGGCAGAAGGCTTGCCTCATTTTGACAGGAATTGAAATTATGCCAAATGTATCTATTTTGGCAATTTTATGCATAATGCCATAGTAGGGTTTATTGGGTTTAGGGTGTTGAGTATGGGATTGGGTTGAGGATAGTAGAGTAAAGGAGTGGCTTTCACCACCGCCTCCTCATCAAACCGCACGTACGGATTTCCCGTATACGGCTTTCGTTTGGCATTGTCCCTTAGCAGGAGATGGATTCATCACTTGATGCTTCCACCGGTCTTTGGTCTTCAGCAGTTATTCCATCATCTTCACATATTATCCAGATGGCGTTTTTCCTTACTTTATTTCAGGAGCTACCTTTCTGGCATTTTTTTTATCCGATTGATGTTATCATGCTAAATCCTCTGACTCTACCAAAGCTAGAACCCCTTCGCTAAGTTGGGTTTTACTTCGTACAGTCGCCCCCTGCATCCTGCGATGCAGGTTCTGTATGTCATTGGCCCAACCATTATGGCTACTATGAGTTCATCCGACTTCTCATGCTGCATTGGTCTGGCTTTCCCATCAGGTTATACCTCGCCTACCTGTTCTCCTTCCTTTGAGTTCATTGAACCTGAAACGTGTAGGATGTAAACCAGCGTCAGGCAGGACAGCATAAGACCTCCCTCGAATAGAATTTGGAGGGCATCCTGGCGCGGGTGCATGAGGATTAGTATCGTTTATTCGCTGTATTGGATTTGCCAAAAAGGAGGGGCACGTAATCGGTATAAAGAGGGAGCAGATATAGGCTCAAGGATTCGTGGTTCTTATTTTTTCATCATCTTCTTAAATTCATCCACAGATAATCCAGCATCAACCAATATACTTTTGACAACTTTTGGATGCAGGATTTTTCCGCTATGGTACACAATTGTTACTCTTTTGCCTTCATCATTCTTGTATATTTTATGGCTACCTGATTGTCTTGAGAAACGGAAGCCCAATTTTTCAGCAATTTTGATTATTTCATTTGCAGTTACTCTTGGCAGCTTTTCGCTCATGCTGTCACTTCAAGGGCAACAAGGCTGAAAGAGTTGATCTTTTCAATTGCTTCTCCACTTGCGAGGATATCTTCTATGTGTAGGCGAATAGCATCTCTTATATTATCAAGAGCTTCTTCATAAGTATCCCCCTGAGAGTAACAGCCCTGCAAAGCCGGACACATTGCAAAATAGCCATCGTCGTCTTTTTCTATTACTACAGGGAGGGTATATTTTTCCATCGATAGATTCTCCTTTCAAGTCTAATTGATTTGGAAAGTATTTAATAATTACATATCTCACTTCTGTTAGTTCCTTTTTTATCGACCAGCATTTCCATCAACATCATATTTACACCCATTTGAGGGTGTTTTAATTGCCTACTCTCTTTATTATATGCATGTTCATGGCGTGATTTTATATCTCCAATAGTTAGCGAAGATAAAACATTATCATGCTTTTCAAGCAACATACGTCCCGATATCGGATCTTCAGGATCACCTGCCAATAAGTCCTTATTAGTGATATCCCATCCATCTGGACTTCTGTTTGAGCCTACAGGCATCTTTTTGCCCTTTTTTTCCATTTTTGCGCTTGGCATTTTTGCTTTTGCCAAATCGTTTTTTAAGTCCGAAATTTTTTTATAGAAACCCTCAGAAAAACATATCTTTGCCTGACACATGGTTCTGATAACTTCATATGCTCCTAATGTCCAAAACCACATCAAAGTTGAAGCATGCCCTATTAGACCTGTATGATTATTTGTAAAACCTTTATCAAGATTTTCAATAATTTCATCCGATACTGATAAAAGAATGTTATTCCGTTCAGATAAATAATATGAAAATGCAATCAAGGGTTCTTGTGATAATCTCTCTTCTTCGGTGGGATTTACTAAACAAATTTTTATCCTTCTGACTTTGTTGCAGTTTTATCCGTGCCCATTTTCTACGCCTTGATTTTTGCACTGGTTTAAGATATATTCTTAAGGATGCACATATTCTTATCGCCTTCAGTCAACGACCTCGGACCAGAGGTCCGAAAGGCATCAGGAGGATGCTCAGGCTTTTAATTTTGGAGGTTATATAATAATATAATATGAATAATTTTATTGTATTATGCTTATATACATATTGTACTCAAATTCAAAAAAATATTAATCATGCCGATAAGAAGGTTAAAGTATGTTATTCAAACTGAACAAAGAACGATCCACTATCCAACGCGTTCAACGAAATCATTTGTCTGATTTTGAATGGAAAGAGGAAAACTTTCAGAGACTATTATTTAATAATTTAGAAAAAATATTGCAAGATGAGGAATTGCTATTAATAATGCAATCCAGAAAATGGCAAGAAGAACCTGATTTGATGGCAATTGATAATAATGGTGATTTATATATTTTTGAGTTAAAAGCATGGGAATCTGAGGAATCTAATCTTCTTCAAGCATTACGATACGGACAGATATATGGACAGTACTCTTATGAAAAACTTGAGGAATTATTCCTAAAATTTTTTCCAGCTAGCAACAATTTATTAGACTCTTTAAACGATAAATTTGAAACTGATTTGAATTTAGAAAAAATTAATACAAAACAGCATTTTATTACAATAACAAATGGTTTAGATTTTAAGACCCGTAATGCTGCTTTATATTGGTCGCAAAATGGGATTGATGTACGAACGTGGATTTACCGTCTTTATAAATTAGGTGATAATGATATATTAATAGAGTTTGATACTTTTAGCGTGAAAGATGACCCATTTGAAGATATTGATGAAGGTTTTTACATTTTGAATACTGATTATAAAGATGAACCATTGAATGATAAAGACATGATAGAAAACCAGAAAGCTGCAGCTTATTTTGAGCCTTGGAAAAGGAATATCGAAAAGATCAAAAAAGGCGACAAAGTTTTCTTATATCGTTCAGGAGAAGGTATTATTGCGCTTGGGATAGGTTCAGGTAAATTAGAAAAGAAACCATATCATGATGATGAAAAACACAAAAATGAAGAGTATTGTATGAAGTTAAATAAATTCAAGAAATTAAATCAACCTTTACCTGCATCAAATATCAAGAAAATTACAGGTGTTAACTATAGGTTTATGTCTACAATGTTTGCCATTGATAAAGATTCAGGAAAT from ANME-2 cluster archaeon harbors:
- a CDS encoding type II toxin-antitoxin system HicA family toxin yields the protein MSEKLPRVTANEIIKIAEKLGFRFSRQSGSHKIYKNDEGKRVTIVYHSGKILHPKVVKSILVDAGLSVDEFKKMMKK
- a CDS encoding type II toxin-antitoxin system HicB family antitoxin → MEKYTLPVVIEKDDDGYFAMCPALQGCYSQGDTYEEALDNIRDAIRLHIEDILASGEAIEKINSFSLVALEVTA
- a CDS encoding EVE domain-containing protein gives rise to the protein MLFKLNKERSTIQRVQRNHLSDFEWKEENFQRLLFNNLEKILQDEELLLIMQSRKWQEEPDLMAIDNNGDLYIFELKAWESEESNLLQALRYGQIYGQYSYEKLEELFLKFFPASNNLLDSLNDKFETDLNLEKINTKQHFITITNGLDFKTRNAALYWSQNGIDVRTWIYRLYKLGDNDILIEFDTFSVKDDPFEDIDEGFYILNTDYKDEPLNDKDMIENQKAAAYFEPWKRNIEKIKKGDKVFLYRSGEGIIALGIGSGKLEKKPYHDDEKHKNEEYCMKLNKFKKLNQPLPASNIKKITGVNYRFMSTMFAIDKDSGNKLWEYLGK